The uncultured Desulfatiglans sp. DNA window GTGGGACTGCATTTGGGTGGTTCCCAATTCCAGCGGAATCGGATATCATGGATGGCAACTGCAAAGATTCCCCTGATCCGGGGCCGCCGGTCCATGATGCGCTCCAGCGTCGGGAGGTCCGATTGCAGCAAGGATACGGGAGGTTGAAACAGGGTTCAATGGAAGAAAAGACGTTTGATTTTTGGCAGGATCACTCCTTGCACTATCTCGAGATGGCCTTTCGAACGGATCGGCACGAGCGCCCGGCGCACCCTGAAGGGTATGGCAAACGGACCGGGGTGTGCGGGGACACCATCGAGATCTTCCTCTCTTTCCTGCACGGCCGGATTCAAGGTGTAAGCTTTCAAACAGACGGCTGCATGAACACCAATGCCTGCGCGAATACGGTTGGCCAACTGGCGGAGGGCAAGTCCATCGAAGAGGCCTGGGAGATTACGCCCCAGCATGTCGTCGATTTTCTCGAGACGCTTCCCGCCGGTGACCATCACTGCGCGGAACTGGCGGTGGGTGCCTTTTATCTGGCCCTTGCCGATGCCGAACGGCGCCGGCGCGATGCGTACCGTTGGCGCAAGTAGAACGTCCCTGCGAAGGAGGCGTCTTGAGGGGGCTGGGTTCGGCCGCAGCATGCAGCTTCGGTTTTTCGACCCGGGCGCTGCCGCCTGGGAGCGTCCAGGATGTTGTCAGGCGGCTGTTGACCTATTGAGCGGGTCTCTTACGTTAGAGCTGCATCCCTGTTGGGTTTCCATCCGGAAATGGTCCTTTTTCCCAACCTAGGCCTCAACTTGCAGCTTTGCCTGTGTGGCGGCCTGCTGGTGGCCTTAGCGAAACCAGTTGATTTCCTTGATATTGGACAAGAATTTTCATGTCCGGATTGGAAACTGGGTTTGAAGGGAGAAGACTTTCCGGTTGGGAAAATTTTTTTGATACCCGATAAGCCTGGCCGTGCAGCGAAGCTGTGAGACTGAGCGCACGAAGCGTGTGAAAAAAAGCGCTTCATTGTCCGGATTGGAACCTCGGTTGCACCCGGAAAATCACTTCCGGACGGAAACTATTTGAATACGGGCCGGGGTACAGCCCCTGACCTTTTGGGGAAAATCGGTTTTATGACGGCATCAGCAGAGGATCCAGAGCCGAAATCCAGGCGCTCGTCGATCAAGATCCGTGAGATGGAGATCGACGACATTGCGCAGGTGTTTCACCTTGGAGAGAAATTATTTACGGTGGAGAGTGCGCCCAACACCTATCGGACGTGGGATGAGTACGAGGTGATCGAACTCTTTTACGGCGATGTGGAGTTTTGTCTCGTGGCGGTAAAGGATGAAAAGATCGTCGGTTTCATCCTGGGAACCACCATTACCAAGACCCACTCGGCCTGGAAATACGGACATCTGGTGTGGCTTGCGGTCGACCCGGCCCTTCAGCGCAAAGGCGTTGCCGAGAAGCTTTTCAGGCGCTTCAAGGATGTCATGCTCAAACACGACGTGCGTATGCTCGTGGTGGACACAGACGCCGAGAACCTGCCCGCATTGCGCCTCTTCAGGCGTCTGGGGTTTGGCAACCCCAAACAGCACATCTATCTGACGATGAACATGGCCGGTGAAAGACAGCTCATGAAGAAAAAAGCGAACGGTGGAAACTGACCTCCCCCCAAGAACCCCGGTGGAAGCTTTGATCCAGGATCCTTCCTGCATGGTCCAGCCTCAGCGTCTCAAAAAGCTCCTCGAGCGGATGGTCGATATTTACAGCCCCTCAGGCAAAGAAGAGGAACTCGTCGAGTTTCTGAGGGGGTACCTCAAGCGCCGCGGACTGCCGGTCACCCTTCAGCCCGTGGACGAAAACCGCTCCAACCTGCTGGTGATCCCGCCGGAGACCGATGTGCGCCTGGCCCTGGTAGGGCACTTGGACACGGTCGCAGCCTACGAAATCGAGGACTACGGCTACTCGGAAAGGGACGGCACCATCAGGGGGCTTGGCAC harbors:
- a CDS encoding hypothetical protein (Evidence 5 : Unknown function), with product MGFHPEMVLFPNLGLNLQLCLCGGLLVALAKPVDFLDIGQEFSCPDWKLGLKGEDFPVGKIFLIPDKPGRAAKL
- a CDS encoding GCN5-related N-acetyltransferase (fragment) → MTASAEDPEPKSRRSSIKIREMEIDDIAQVFHLGEKLFTVESAPNTYRTWDEYEVIELFYGDVEFCLVAVKDEKIVGFILGTTITKTHSAWKYGHLVWLAVDPALQRKGVAEKLFRRFKDVMLKHDVRMLVVDTDAENLPALRLFRRLGFGNPKQHIYLTMNMAGERQLMKKKANGGN
- a CDS encoding Putative nitrogen fixation protein NifU (NifU-like protein) (modular protein) (Evidence 3 : Putative function from multiple computational evidences), producing MDGNCKDSPDPGPPVHDALQRREVRLQQGYGRLKQGSMEEKTFDFWQDHSLHYLEMAFRTDRHERPAHPEGYGKRTGVCGDTIEIFLSFLHGRIQGVSFQTDGCMNTNACANTVGQLAEGKSIEEAWEITPQHVVDFLETLPAGDHHCAELAVGAFYLALADAERRRRDAYRWRK